One genomic window of Myxocyprinus asiaticus isolate MX2 ecotype Aquarium Trade chromosome 5, UBuf_Myxa_2, whole genome shotgun sequence includes the following:
- the myadmb gene encoding myeloid-associated differentiation marker homolog isoform X2 has translation MPVVLRSSPLLWARVAAMVFACVAFSVALYGAALTHGTGDWCIFCWSFSFVGTLLIVLVEMFGLQTRAPVSWKNFPITFACYASLLCLSASIIFPLYFLKGYAGRKEIFNCRIVSTVFSCLATIAYLSEVSLSKARPGEVVGYMATAPGLLKVCETFVACIIFVFINDPVSYNQNGATKWCLAVYCICFILSAAIIVMCVGECTGCLPFSFARFLSTYALLAVGLYLSATIIWPIYKFDDKHGGHSHRPNTCGSSIGLCPWDKLLAISVLSALNFILYLTDLIYSARLVFVSV, from the coding sequence ATGCCGGTGGTTTTACGTTCCTCGCCACTCCTGTGGGCCCGTGTAGCTGCCATGGTTTTCGCTTGTGTGGCATTCAGCGTTGCTCTGTACGGAGCAGCTCTAACCCATGGCACAGGTGACTGGTGCATCTTCTGTTGGAGTTTCAGTTTTGTTGGAACTCTTTTGATAGTCTTGGTGGAAATGTTTGGCCTGCAGACCCGGGCCCCTGTCTCCTGGAAGAACTTTCCCATCACGTTTGCCTGCTATGCCTCCCTCCTCTGCCTCTCTGCCTCCATCATATTCCCCCTGTACTTCCTTAAAGGCTACGCAGGTCGTAAAGAAATTTTCAACTGCCGTATTGTGTCTACTGTCTTTTCGTGCCTGGCCACCATCGCATACTTGAGCGAAGTGAGTCTCAGTAAGGCTCGTCCGGGCGAAGTGGTCGGCTACATGGCCACAGCACCGGGGCTTCTAAAGGTGTGCGAGACCTTTGTTGCCTGCATCATATTTGTCTTCATCAACGACCCGGTTTCGTACAACCAGAATGGGGCGACCAAGTGGTGCCTGGCTGTCTACTGCATATGCTTCATCTTGTCAGCAGCCATCATTGTGATGTGTGTAGGCGAGTGCACAGGCTGCCTTCCCTTTTCCTTCGCCCGTTTCCTGTCCACATATGCCCTGCTGGCTGTGGGCTTGTATCTGTCCGCCACTATCATCTGGCCCATTTATAAATTTGATGATAAGCATGGAGGCCACAGCCACAGGCCCAATACCTGTGGCTCCAGCATCGGCCTGTGCCCATGGGACAAGCTACTGGCCATCTCTGTGCTCAGCGCTCTTAATTTCATTCTGTACCTGACTGATCTAATCTATTCAGCCAGGCTAGTGTTTGTTAGTGTTTAA
- the ftr66 gene encoding LOW QUALITY PROTEIN: stonustoxin subunit beta (The sequence of the model RefSeq protein was modified relative to this genomic sequence to represent the inferred CDS: inserted 2 bases in 2 codons; substituted 2 bases at 2 genomic stop codons) has protein sequence MENGEQIFNKLKGGVKTESTAASDAPKKQSDINSEKFQLYCTKYQHFCNAICLIRLEDQNXIYCIVYLQNCHSFSSRLPDPHFTIASLSDFGKVNVAISXKXLIDIFKGKWPRIYQAAMSMKILHCTVPKIRSEFLYHSCLLQLNPLMAHKDLILSKENREVTIQSREQSCPDHPERFNYWCQVVVTEGLTVYSYWEXEWSRMGINIAVAYKNIARKGESSEAHFCHNDKYWSLFCYAFRHNGVVSKLSEPGSSKIGVYLDHRAGTLAFYSIDDSMILLHRVQITFTQLLYLGFECQLE, from the exons ATGGAAAATGGTGAACAGATCTTCAACAAGCTGAAAGGAGGAG tcaAAACAGAATCAACAGCTGCCTCTGACGCCCCAAAGAAGCAGAGTGATATAAACAGTGAAAAGTTCCAGCTATAttgtactaaatatcagcacttttgCAATGCCATTTGtctaatcagattagaggaccagaactaaatatactgtattgtatATCTACAGAACTGTCATTCCTTCTCCTCTCGGCTCCCTGATCCACACTTTACAATAGCATCACTCTCAGATTTTGGGAAAGTGAACGTTGCAATAT GGAAATAGCTTATTGATATCTTCAAAGGAAAATGGCCCAGGATCTATCAAGCAG CTATGTCTATGAAGATCCTCCATTGCACAGTGCCCAAAATTAGATCAGAGTTTTTGTACC ATTCCTGCCTCCTGCAACTCAATCCCCTAATGGCCCATAAGGACCTTATTTTGTCAAAGGAGAACAGAGAAGTGACCATTCAGAGCAGGGAGCAATCCTGTCCCGACCACCCTGAGCGATTTAATTACTGGTGCCAGGTGGTTGTAACTGAGGGCCTGACAGTCTACAGCTATTGGG TGGAATGGAGTAGGATGGGTATAAACATTGCTGTCGCATACAAAAACATTGCCAGGAAAGGGGAAAGCAGTGAGGCTCACTTCTGTCATAATGACAAATACTGGAGTTTGTTCTGCTATGCTTTCAGACACAATGGGGTTGTCAGTAAACTCTCTGAGCCTGGATCGTCAAAGATCGGTGTGTATCTAGATCACAGGGCAGGGACACTGGCCTTTTACAGCATTGATGACTCAATGATCCTCCTCCACAGAGTTCAGATCACATTCACACAGCTTCTCTATCTGGGCTTTGAGTGTCAGTTGGAGTGA